One Rhipicephalus microplus isolate Deutch F79 chromosome 4, USDA_Rmic, whole genome shotgun sequence genomic window carries:
- the LOC119172318 gene encoding innexin inx2: protein MDQIFGGLKSFVKIEAIVTDNHAFRLHYKVTCALLIGFSILVTSRQYIGDPIDCITKDSVPTRVLDTFCWIHSTFSVRDSWDKKVGSQIPYPGVDKYSPGEKRVYHAYYQWVCFVLFLQAVLFYVPRYLWLACEGKKINTLVLDLGSPILSDDKRKHNRKLLLEYFANNVGQHQMYASYYFFCELLNFVNVVGQIYLMDHFLGGEFTTYGLKVIQFSEWDWSVRFDPMVKVFPRLTKCTFHMYGSSGDVQKHDAMCVLPINIINEKIYVFLWFWFVILAVVSALVLVYRVLLFISPLARFHSIKSKARLTNGPQLERVLERSQMGEWFLLDLLAKNLDPVHYRDLITDLDKHLGSKAPEPV from the coding sequence ATGGATCAGATATTCGGAGGGCTCAAGAGCTTCGTGAAAATCGAAGCCATCGTGACAGACAACCACGCGTTCCGCCTACACTATAAGGTGACGTGTGCGCTTCTCATCGGCTTTAGCATCCTGGTCACCAGCCGACAGTACATCGGCGATCCGATCGACTGCATCACGAAGGACAGTGTGCCCACGCGAGTACTGGACACTTTCTGCTGGATTCATTCGACGTTCAGCGTCAGGGACTCCTGGGACAAGAAAGTGGGCAGTCAGATTCCGTATCCCGGTGTCGATAAGTACTCGCCGGGCGAGAAGCGAGTCTACCATGCGTACTACCAGTGGGTCTGTTTCGTACTCTTCCTTCAGGCCGTGCTCTTTTACGTGCCCCGCTACCTGTGGCTCGCGTGCGAAGGTAAGAAGATCAACACGCTCGTCCTCGACCTCGGATCGCCCATCCTGAGCGACGACAAGCGAAAGCACAACCGTAAGCTCCTCCTCGAGTACTTCGCCAACAATGTCGGTCAGCACCAGATGTACGCCAGCTACTACTTCTTCTGCGAGCTCCTCAACTTCGTCAACGTCGTCGGACAAATCTACCTTATGGACCACTTTCTCGGTGGCGAATTCACCACGTACGGGCTGAAGGTGATCCAGTTCAGTGAGTGGGACTGGTCCGTCCGCTTCGACCCTATGGTCAAAGTCTTTCCGAGGCTGACGAAATGCACCTTCCACATGTACGGTTCGTCTGGAGACGTGCAGAAGCACGATGCCATGTGCGTCCTACCGATCAATATCATCAACGAGAAGATCTATGTGTTCCTCTGGTTTTGGTTCGTCATCCTAGCCGTTGTTTCCGCCCTGGTGCTGGTGTACCGCGTTCTGCTGTTCATCTCGCCTCTTGCCAGGTTTCATTCCATCAAGTCGAAGGCGCGCCTCACCAACGGCCCCCAACTGGAGCGTGTGCTCGAACGGAGCCAAATGGGAGAGTGGTTTCTGCTCGATCTGCTTGCCAAAAACTTGGACCCCGTCCACTACAGGGATCTCATCACGGACCTCGATAAACACCTGGGAAGCAAGGCTCCCGAACCCGTTTGA